The following proteins are co-located in the Frigidibacter mobilis genome:
- a CDS encoding [protein-PII] uridylyltransferase has translation MTLPQEVSVAPGSDPALPPARPSLPQTSTAPGLDAAALCSALDAVLADPPAGVAPRALAVQHLIAARRECSARIEAEFARHPRAAGPTVRAYAALTDIIVRAAFHVATRHLHPLPNPTEGERLAVIAVGGYGRAEMAPQSDVDLLFLTPWKITGWAESVIESMLYMLWDMRLKVGHASRTVKDCLRLGAEDITIRTALLEHRFLSGDNRLATELHQRLRDELFRGTGPEFIEAKLAERAERHRRQGGQRYVLEPNVKEGKGGLRDLQTLYWIAKYLHNVEEVSELVGTGLFSAEEYLQFEQAEEFLWAVRCHLHLLGGRAVDQLTFDMQVDVAQRMGYEDRAGRRGVELFMQEYFREATKVGELTRIFLTGLEARHVKKAPRLEGLFRRRKKVRPGYRIDLNRLNVEDPKAFLADNLNFLRIFDEALRTGYLIHPDAMRLVAANLSLIDDEMREAPEAAQIFLDLMLKHGNPERALRRMNELGVLGAYIPEFEPIVAMMQYNVYHHYTVDEHIIQCIATLDRIESGELVEELPLSSSILKEGVNRRVLYVALFLHDIGKGRPEDHSVVGAQIARRVAPRLGLTAEEVETVEWLVRYHLFMSDVAQKRDLSDPRTLRDFAKAVKTKKRLDLLTVLTVCDIRGVGPGTWNNWKAMLLRRLHSLASIALEDGLEALNRDRGEEESKQLLREALAFWPPEKIEAEVGRHYGPYWQALSTEGHVIFARLLDGLRDDEIRIDLMPDPDRDATRACFALTDHPGIFSRLAGALALVGANVVDARTYTSKDGYATAVFWVQDIEGRPYEASRLPRLRQMIEKTLRGEVVAREALKDRDKVKKRERGFKFPTSIAFDNEGSDIYTIIEVDTRDRPGLLYDLTRTLAASNIYIASAVIATYGAQVVDTFYVKDMFGLKLHVKAKQEALERKLRQAITEGVERARAQD, from the coding sequence TTGACCCTGCCCCAAGAAGTTTCGGTGGCGCCGGGTTCTGACCCGGCACTGCCCCCCGCCCGCCCCTCCCTTCCCCAGACCAGCACGGCGCCCGGCCTCGATGCCGCGGCGCTGTGTTCTGCGCTGGATGCCGTGCTGGCCGACCCGCCTGCGGGCGTGGCCCCGCGTGCGCTGGCGGTGCAGCACCTGATCGCGGCGCGCCGCGAATGCTCGGCCCGCATCGAAGCTGAGTTCGCCAGGCATCCCCGCGCCGCCGGTCCCACCGTGCGGGCCTATGCAGCGCTTACCGATATCATCGTCCGCGCCGCCTTCCACGTCGCCACCCGCCACCTGCACCCGTTGCCGAACCCGACCGAGGGCGAGCGGCTGGCGGTGATCGCCGTCGGCGGCTATGGCCGGGCCGAGATGGCGCCGCAATCCGACGTGGACCTGCTGTTCCTGACCCCGTGGAAGATCACCGGCTGGGCCGAAAGCGTCATCGAATCCATGCTCTACATGCTGTGGGACATGCGGCTGAAGGTCGGCCATGCCAGCCGCACGGTGAAGGATTGCCTGCGCCTTGGCGCCGAGGACATCACCATCCGCACGGCCCTGCTGGAGCACCGCTTCCTGTCCGGTGACAACCGGCTGGCGACCGAATTGCACCAGCGGCTGCGCGACGAGCTGTTCCGCGGCACCGGGCCGGAATTCATCGAGGCCAAGCTGGCCGAACGCGCCGAACGCCACCGCCGTCAGGGCGGCCAGCGCTATGTGCTGGAACCCAACGTCAAGGAGGGCAAGGGCGGCCTGCGCGACCTTCAGACGCTCTACTGGATCGCCAAGTACCTGCACAATGTCGAGGAAGTGTCGGAGCTGGTCGGCACCGGGCTGTTCTCGGCCGAGGAATACCTGCAATTCGAGCAGGCGGAAGAGTTCCTCTGGGCGGTGCGATGCCACCTGCACCTGCTGGGCGGGCGCGCGGTCGACCAGCTGACCTTCGACATGCAGGTCGATGTGGCGCAGCGCATGGGCTATGAGGACCGTGCGGGCCGCCGCGGGGTCGAGCTGTTCATGCAGGAATATTTCCGCGAGGCCACCAAGGTGGGCGAGCTGACGCGGATCTTCCTGACCGGGCTGGAAGCTCGCCATGTCAAGAAGGCGCCGCGGCTGGAAGGCCTGTTCCGCCGCCGCAAGAAGGTGCGTCCCGGCTACCGGATCGACCTGAACCGGCTGAATGTCGAGGACCCCAAGGCCTTTCTCGCCGACAACCTGAACTTCCTGCGCATCTTCGACGAGGCGCTGCGCACCGGCTATCTGATCCACCCCGATGCAATGCGGCTGGTGGCGGCGAACCTGTCCCTGATTGACGACGAGATGCGCGAGGCGCCCGAGGCTGCCCAGATCTTCCTCGACCTGATGCTCAAGCACGGCAACCCCGAACGCGCGCTGCGCCGGATGAACGAACTGGGCGTGCTGGGCGCCTATATCCCCGAGTTCGAGCCGATCGTGGCGATGATGCAATACAACGTCTACCATCACTACACGGTGGACGAGCATATCATCCAGTGCATCGCCACGCTGGACCGCATCGAAAGCGGCGAGCTGGTCGAGGAACTGCCGCTGTCCTCCTCGATCCTCAAGGAAGGCGTGAACCGCCGCGTGCTCTATGTCGCGCTGTTCCTGCACGACATCGGCAAGGGCCGCCCCGAGGATCATTCGGTGGTGGGCGCGCAGATCGCCCGCCGCGTCGCGCCCCGGCTCGGGCTGACTGCCGAAGAGGTCGAGACGGTGGAATGGCTGGTGCGCTATCACCTGTTCATGTCCGACGTGGCACAAAAGCGCGACCTGTCGGACCCGCGCACCCTGCGCGATTTCGCCAAGGCGGTGAAGACCAAGAAGCGGCTGGACCTGCTGACCGTGCTGACGGTCTGCGACATCCGCGGCGTCGGCCCCGGCACCTGGAACAACTGGAAGGCGATGCTGCTGCGCCGGCTCCACAGCCTGGCCAGCATCGCGCTGGAAGACGGGCTCGAGGCGCTGAACCGCGACCGCGGCGAAGAGGAATCCAAGCAGCTGCTGCGCGAAGCACTGGCCTTCTGGCCGCCCGAGAAGATCGAGGCCGAGGTGGGCCGCCATTACGGCCCCTACTGGCAGGCGCTGTCGACCGAGGGCCATGTGATCTTTGCCCGCCTGCTCGACGGGCTGCGCGATGACGAGATCCGCATCGACCTGATGCCCGATCCCGACCGCGACGCCACCCGCGCCTGCTTCGCGCTGACCGACCATCCCGGCATCTTCTCGCGGCTTGCCGGCGCGCTGGCTCTGGTGGGCGCCAACGTCGTGGATGCGCGCACCTATACGTCCAAGGATGGCTATGCCACGGCAGTGTTCTGGGTGCAGGACATCGAGGGGCGCCCCTACGAGGCCAGCCGCCTGCCCCGCCTGCGCCAGATGATCGAAAAGACCCTGCGCGGCGAAGTGGTGGCGCGCGAGGCGCTGAAGGACCGCGACAAGGTCAAGAAACGCGAGCGCGGCTTCAAGTTCCCCACCTCCATCGCCTTCGACAACGAGGGCTCGGACATCTACACCATCATCGAGGTGGATACCCGCGACCGGCCCGGCCTGCTCTATGACCTGACGCGGACGCTGGCGGCCAGCAATATCTACATTGCCAGCGCCGTGATTGCGACCTATGGCGCGCAGGTGGTGGATACCTTCTACGTGAAGGACATGTTCGGGCTGAAGCTGCATGTGAAGGCCAAGCAGGAGGCGCTGGAGCGCAAGCTGCGGCAGGCCATCACCGAAGGCGTGGAACGGGCCCGGGCCCAGGACTGA
- the tnpB gene encoding IS66 family insertion sequence element accessory protein TnpB (TnpB, as the term is used for proteins encoded by IS66 family insertion elements, is considered an accessory protein, since TnpC, encoded by a neighboring gene, is a DDE family transposase.), producing the protein MMFPSNRVRIMVATKPVDFRKGHDGLAAMVSSMLRKDPFTGTVFVLRSRRADRLKLLYWDGTGLVMVYKRLEAATFTWPAIKDGIMALNHAQFEALFAGLDWRRVKALETRPPAAAE; encoded by the coding sequence ATGATGTTCCCCTCGAACCGGGTGCGGATCATGGTCGCGACGAAACCCGTCGATTTCCGCAAGGGGCATGACGGCCTGGCTGCAATGGTGTCATCCATGCTGCGCAAGGATCCGTTCACCGGCACGGTGTTTGTGTTGCGCTCGCGCCGGGCTGACAGGCTGAAGCTGCTTTACTGGGACGGCACGGGCCTGGTGATGGTCTACAAGCGGCTGGAGGCGGCGACCTTCACCTGGCCCGCCATCAAGGACGGGATCATGGCGCTGAACCATGCCCAGTTCGAGGCGCTGTTTGCCGGGCTGGACTGGCGCCGCGTCAAGGCTCTGGAAACCCGCCCGCCTGCTGCGGCTGAATGA
- a CDS encoding YraN family protein, which yields MGGQVSYQGGLAAEAQVAAHYQRSGRPIAARRWRGPGGEIDLIAREGNRLVFVEVKKSSSFARAAERLSRRQMDRICRSAAAYLAGEPLGQDTEMRFDVALVDGFGRIDIIENAFGEY from the coding sequence ATGGGCGGGCAGGTTTCCTATCAGGGCGGACTGGCGGCCGAAGCGCAGGTCGCCGCGCATTACCAGCGCAGCGGCCGCCCGATTGCCGCGCGTCGCTGGCGTGGTCCGGGCGGCGAGATCGACCTGATCGCCCGCGAGGGCAACCGGCTGGTCTTTGTCGAGGTCAAGAAATCCTCAAGCTTCGCCCGCGCCGCCGAGCGGCTGTCCCGCCGGCAGATGGACCGGATCTGCCGCTCTGCCGCCGCCTATCTTGCCGGCGAGCCGCTGGGCCAGGATACCGAGATGCGCTTCGACGTGGCGCTGGTCGATGGCTTCGGCCGGATCGACATCATCGAGAATGCTTTCGGCGAATACTGA
- the gshB gene encoding glutathione synthase has translation MALTSLPKALKVAIQMDPIGPINIAADSTFRIALEAQARGHQLFYYTPDRLSYREGRVLARGWPLTLRREVGNHYTLGEETEIDLADWDVVWLRQDPPFDMGYITTTHLLERIHPATLVVNDPFWVRNSPEKLLVLNFPDLTPPTLIARDLAAIRSFKAAHGDIILKPLYGNGGAGVFRLDPNDRNLASLHELFTSMSREPLIAQKFVPDVSKGDKRIILVDGEPVGAINRVPAEGETRSNMHVGGRPEKIGLTARDLEICARIGPVLREKGQVFVGIDVIGDWLTEINVTSPTGIQELERFDGTNTAERIWQVIEAKRAG, from the coding sequence ATGGCCCTGACATCCTTGCCCAAGGCATTGAAGGTTGCGATCCAGATGGATCCGATCGGTCCGATCAATATCGCGGCGGACAGCACCTTCCGCATCGCGCTGGAGGCGCAGGCGCGGGGGCATCAGCTGTTCTATTACACGCCCGACAGGCTGTCCTACCGCGAGGGCCGTGTGCTGGCGCGGGGCTGGCCGCTGACGCTGCGGCGCGAGGTCGGCAACCACTACACCCTTGGCGAGGAGACCGAGATCGACCTGGCCGACTGGGATGTGGTCTGGCTGCGCCAGGACCCGCCCTTCGACATGGGCTACATCACCACCACGCATCTGCTGGAGCGGATCCATCCGGCGACGCTGGTGGTCAATGACCCGTTCTGGGTGCGCAATTCGCCCGAGAAACTGCTGGTGCTGAACTTCCCCGACCTGACGCCGCCAACGCTGATCGCCCGCGATCTGGCCGCGATCCGGTCGTTCAAGGCGGCGCATGGCGATATCATCCTCAAGCCGCTCTACGGCAATGGCGGGGCGGGGGTGTTCCGTCTCGACCCCAACGACCGCAACCTTGCCAGCCTGCACGAGCTGTTCACCTCGATGAGCCGCGAGCCGCTGATCGCGCAGAAATTCGTGCCCGATGTCAGCAAGGGCGACAAGCGCATCATCCTGGTGGATGGCGAGCCGGTGGGCGCGATCAACCGGGTGCCGGCCGAAGGCGAGACGCGGTCGAACATGCATGTCGGCGGGCGGCCCGAGAAGATCGGGCTGACGGCGCGGGATCTCGAGATTTGCGCGCGGATCGGCCCGGTGCTGAGGGAGAAGGGCCAGGTCTTCGTCGGCATCGACGTGATCGGCGACTGGCTGACCGAGATCAACGTGACCTCGCCCACCGGCATCCAGGAGCTGGAACGCTTCGACGGCACCAATACCGCCGAGCGGATCTGGCAGGTGATCGAGGCCAAGCGCGCGGGCTGA
- the rsmI gene encoding 16S rRNA (cytidine(1402)-2'-O)-methyltransferase: MMTGEEGPGPLPVSGAAEQADGAPGAAVEAEVFPAPAAALEAGPGPRQIHAPAARAIAPGLHFVATPIGAARDITLRALDILAGADLIAAEDTRTLRHLMDIHGVPLGDRQVIAYHDHNGEQMRPRILRALAEGKAVAYASEAGTPLVADPGYQLGRAAIEAGHKVLAAPGPSAVLAALTVSGLPSDRFLFAGFAPSTTSARLRWLEELAPVAATVILYESPKRIRELLGALVQSFGGEREAAVCRELTKRFEEVSRGSLATLAADFEDRTVKGEIVVVIDRARGRKTDSADLEAALKDALTRMRLKDAAAAVAETLGLPKREVYQAALRLGNDE; this comes from the coding sequence ATGATGACCGGCGAAGAAGGGCCAGGGCCCCTGCCCGTTTCCGGGGCCGCAGAACAGGCCGACGGCGCCCCGGGCGCGGCGGTGGAGGCGGAGGTTTTCCCCGCGCCGGCCGCGGCGCTGGAGGCCGGGCCGGGCCCGCGGCAGATCCATGCGCCCGCGGCCAGGGCGATCGCGCCGGGTCTGCATTTCGTCGCCACCCCGATCGGAGCTGCGCGCGACATCACCCTGCGCGCGCTGGACATTCTGGCCGGCGCCGATCTGATCGCCGCCGAGGATACCCGCACCCTGCGCCACCTGATGGACATCCACGGCGTGCCGCTGGGGGACCGGCAGGTGATCGCCTATCACGACCATAACGGCGAGCAGATGCGGCCAAGGATCCTGCGGGCGCTGGCCGAGGGCAAGGCGGTCGCCTATGCGTCGGAGGCCGGAACGCCGTTGGTCGCCGATCCCGGATACCAGCTGGGCCGCGCCGCCATCGAGGCCGGCCACAAGGTGCTGGCCGCGCCCGGCCCCTCGGCGGTGCTGGCGGCGCTGACCGTGTCGGGCCTGCCGTCGGACCGCTTCCTGTTCGCAGGCTTCGCGCCCTCGACGACCAGCGCCCGGCTGCGCTGGCTCGAGGAACTGGCGCCGGTGGCGGCGACGGTGATCCTGTATGAATCGCCAAAGCGGATTAGGGAATTGTTAGGAGCCCTCGTGCAAAGCTTCGGAGGCGAGAGAGAAGCGGCGGTGTGCCGGGAACTGACCAAACGCTTTGAAGAAGTGTCGCGTGGTTCGCTTGCCACGCTGGCCGCGGATTTCGAGGATCGCACCGTGAAGGGCGAGATCGTGGTGGTGATCGACCGGGCGCGCGGGCGCAAGACGGATAGTGCCGATCTGGAGGCGGCGCTGAAGGATGCGCTGACCCGGATGCGGCTCAAGGATGCCGCCGCCGCTGTGGCCGAAACGCTGGGCCTGCCCAAGCGCGAGGTCTATCAGGCCGCGCTGCGGCTGGGGAATGACGAATAG
- the tnpC gene encoding IS66 family transposase yields the protein MSAASVLDLSAIPGAQRAAVQALLEEVAALKEITKRQEHLIAELNHALHGKRSEKLSEDERQLAFEDLSIALAEVEAERETRATKADNGATRPAPKRTIGNLPAALPRIEEVVEPASLIWSPLLRHWSERQWRRGCGIMHKIGEDRSERLDIVPAQLRVIVTVRPKYACRSCTDGVTQAQAPSHLIMGGLPTEATIAHVLVSKYADHLPLYRQSQILARAGLDLHRAVLADWVGKAAFHLKPVVDRLADHLKRSGKLFMDETTAPVLDPRRGTTKTGSLWALARDDRPWGGEDPPGVVYFYAPGRAGENAETFLTGFDGTLQIDGYTGYNRLTKPSRKGGAPVRVAHCWAHARRKLKEVFDRDGSDIAAEGLRRIAEFYAVEADIRGISPGQRLSARQTRTAPLVAAFGDWLQAQRREISAKSRLGEKLAYIHNHWDGLQTFLQDGRVEIDSNRVENLIRPIALNRKNALFAGHDEGGIAWGRIASLIETCKINGIEPFAYLKATLTAIANGHPHSHLDDLLPWNFKPSN from the coding sequence ATGTCCGCAGCCTCCGTCCTTGACCTTTCCGCCATTCCGGGCGCGCAGCGCGCAGCGGTTCAGGCGTTGCTGGAAGAGGTGGCGGCCCTCAAGGAGATCACCAAACGCCAGGAGCATCTGATCGCCGAGCTGAACCATGCGCTGCATGGCAAGCGGTCGGAAAAGCTGTCTGAGGATGAACGGCAGTTGGCCTTCGAAGACCTGTCCATCGCGCTGGCCGAGGTCGAGGCGGAGAGGGAAACGCGGGCCACCAAGGCGGACAATGGGGCGACCAGACCGGCCCCAAAGCGCACTATCGGCAACCTGCCGGCTGCGCTGCCGCGTATCGAAGAGGTCGTTGAGCCCGCCAGCCTGATCTGGTCGCCATTGTTGCGCCATTGGTCCGAGCGACAATGGCGACGCGGCTGCGGCATCATGCACAAGATCGGCGAAGACCGCAGCGAGCGGCTGGACATCGTGCCGGCACAACTGCGCGTCATCGTCACCGTGCGCCCGAAATATGCCTGCCGGTCCTGCACCGACGGCGTCACTCAGGCACAAGCACCCTCCCACCTAATCATGGGCGGCCTGCCGACCGAGGCGACCATCGCCCATGTGCTGGTCAGCAAATATGCCGATCACCTGCCATTATATCGCCAGAGCCAGATCCTGGCGCGGGCGGGCCTTGATCTGCACCGCGCTGTGCTGGCCGACTGGGTGGGCAAGGCTGCGTTCCATCTGAAGCCAGTGGTCGACCGGCTGGCCGACCACCTGAAACGGTCGGGCAAGCTGTTCATGGATGAGACCACCGCCCCGGTGCTGGATCCGAGGCGCGGCACGACCAAGACCGGATCTCTCTGGGCGCTCGCCCGAGATGACCGACCCTGGGGCGGCGAGGATCCGCCCGGCGTGGTCTACTTCTATGCCCCCGGCCGCGCGGGCGAGAATGCCGAGACCTTCCTGACCGGCTTCGATGGCACCCTGCAGATCGACGGCTATACCGGCTACAACCGGCTGACCAAACCCTCGCGCAAGGGCGGCGCGCCCGTTCGCGTTGCGCATTGCTGGGCACATGCACGGCGTAAACTGAAGGAAGTCTTCGACCGCGACGGATCGGATATCGCCGCCGAGGGGCTGCGCCGCATCGCCGAATTCTATGCCGTCGAGGCCGACATCCGCGGCATCTCACCCGGTCAACGCCTATCGGCCCGCCAGACCCGCACCGCGCCGCTGGTGGCCGCCTTCGGCGACTGGCTGCAGGCGCAACGCCGCGAGATCTCCGCCAAGTCACGGCTGGGCGAAAAGCTCGCCTACATCCATAACCACTGGGACGGATTGCAAACCTTCCTGCAGGACGGCCGGGTCGAGATCGACTCCAACAGGGTCGAGAACCTGATCCGCCCCATCGCCCTCAATCGCAAGAATGCACTCTTCGCCGGTCATGACGAAGGCGGCATCGCCTGGGGTCGCATCGCCTCGTTGATCGAGACCTGCAAGATCAACGGCATCGAGCCCTTCGCCTACCTCAAGGCAACCCTCACTGCCATCGCGAACGGCCACCCGCACAGCCACCTGGATGACCTGCTGCCCTGGAACTTCAAGCCGTCAAACTGA
- the tnpA gene encoding IS66-like element accessory protein TnpA translates to MEDAMEVLPAGGHSRRKRKWPDEVKARIVSETLMPGVMVNDVARRHGLPANHVSSWRTLARKGRLVLPAPEDPVEFAALMVGSVEAVPRADVGVVARPEIVAGAVVIRLEAGASAERIASVVRALAASP, encoded by the coding sequence ATGGAGGATGCGATGGAGGTTCTCCCGGCCGGCGGTCACAGCCGCCGGAAGCGGAAGTGGCCGGATGAGGTGAAGGCGCGGATCGTGTCGGAGACGCTGATGCCGGGCGTCATGGTTAACGATGTGGCGCGGCGGCACGGGCTGCCTGCGAACCATGTATCCTCTTGGCGGACGCTGGCACGGAAGGGGCGGCTGGTGCTGCCTGCGCCGGAGGATCCGGTGGAGTTTGCGGCGCTGATGGTTGGCTCCGTTGAGGCTGTTCCGCGGGCCGACGTCGGTGTCGTGGCACGGCCGGAGATCGTTGCGGGCGCGGTGGTGATCCGTCTGGAAGCCGGAGCCTCGGCGGAGCGTATCGCGTCGGTCGTGCGCGCCTTGGCTGCCAGCCCATGA
- a CDS encoding alpha/beta hydrolase: MSRRLALLNAALRFGTRPALARMRDPVLARAVMERGARWMVRAPPHLLALDGPMGKVPGLRVSAGRVAPGHAILHLHGGAYVAGSPRTHQAMLGRLSRLAGLEVFAPAYRLAPEHPFPAALKDAEAAFAGLLARGYAPERIALGGDSAGGGLAFALLARLCAAGSPPGFAYGFSPWADLTGSGASIRSNAAADPMLPAARLADVAEFYLQGHPAADPGASPLFAQFPGAPPVLLQVGSTEILLDDSLRLAERLRGFGTAVDLQVLPGAPHVCHLFDGWVPEARAALRAAAAAIRAGLLRPGQPASAGS, from the coding sequence ATGAGCCGGCGCCTGGCCCTGCTGAACGCGGCCTTGCGGTTTGGCACCAGGCCGGCGCTGGCGCGGATGCGTGACCCGGTCCTGGCGCGGGCGGTGATGGAGCGGGGCGCGCGCTGGATGGTCCGCGCGCCGCCGCATCTGCTGGCGCTGGATGGGCCGATGGGTAAGGTGCCGGGGCTGCGCGTCTCGGCGGGGCGGGTGGCGCCGGGCCATGCCATCCTGCACCTTCATGGCGGGGCCTATGTCGCCGGCTCGCCGCGCACCCATCAGGCCATGCTGGGGCGGCTGTCGCGGCTTGCCGGGCTCGAGGTGTTCGCGCCGGCCTACCGGCTGGCGCCCGAACACCCGTTTCCCGCCGCGCTCAAGGATGCCGAGGCTGCCTTTGCCGGCCTGCTGGCGCGGGGCTATGCACCGGAACGGATCGCGCTTGGCGGCGACAGTGCCGGTGGCGGGCTGGCCTTTGCGCTGCTGGCGCGGCTTTGTGCGGCGGGCAGCCCGCCCGGCTTTGCCTATGGGTTCTCGCCCTGGGCTGACCTGACCGGGTCTGGCGCCTCGATCCGCAGCAATGCCGCCGCCGACCCGATGCTGCCCGCGGCGCGGCTGGCCGATGTGGCGGAATTCTACCTGCAAGGGCACCCGGCCGCCGATCCCGGCGCCTCGCCGCTGTTCGCGCAGTTCCCGGGCGCGCCGCCGGTGCTGCTGCAGGTCGGCAGTACCGAGATCCTGTTGGACGATTCGCTGCGGCTGGCGGAGCGGCTGCGCGGCTTTGGCACGGCGGTCGATCTGCAGGTGCTGCCGGGCGCGCCGCATGTCTGCCACCTGTTCGACGGCTGGGTGCCCGAGGCGCGGGCAGCCTTGCGTGCCGCCGCCGCCGCCATCCGCGCCGGGCTGCTCAGGCCGGGACAGCCAGCGTCAGCCGGAAGCTGA
- a CDS encoding penicillin-binding protein activator translates to MFALFRTPRKPLTRPLTRIAALVSAFWVAACDPMATGSSGPSINTRAPVPVALLVPGGSGNAGDELIARSLRQAAQLAVSDLQGAQIDLRIYDTGTSAAGAGAAATRAVDEGAKIILGPVYAEAANAAGVAVAGRGVNVLSFSNNPDIAGGNVFVLGPTFQNTANRLVSYAAGQGRGRIMVVHDRNPSGESGKRAIESAIARSGGASLAGTGSYDFSQEGVVAAVPNIVATARNSGAQAMFFTADTAGALPLLAQLLPEAGLDRETVRFIGLTRWDIPQATLSLPGIQGGWFALPDPSLNQQFQGRYQAAFGEAPHPIAGLAYDGIAAIGALVKSGNSDALTTAALTQGSGFVGVNGIFRLRSDGTNERGLAVAQVRNNQVYVIDPAPRSFGGAGF, encoded by the coding sequence ATGTTCGCCCTTTTCCGCACCCCCCGCAAGCCATTGACCCGCCCCCTCACCAGGATCGCCGCGCTGGTCTCGGCCTTCTGGGTCGCGGCCTGCGACCCGATGGCAACCGGCAGCTCCGGCCCCTCGATCAACACCCGCGCCCCGGTCCCGGTGGCGCTGCTGGTGCCCGGCGGATCCGGCAATGCGGGGGACGAGCTGATCGCGCGCAGCCTGCGGCAGGCCGCGCAGCTGGCGGTTTCGGACTTGCAGGGCGCGCAGATCGACCTGCGCATCTATGACACCGGAACCTCGGCGGCTGGCGCCGGCGCCGCCGCCACCAGGGCGGTGGACGAGGGCGCCAAGATCATCCTCGGCCCGGTCTATGCCGAAGCGGCCAATGCCGCCGGGGTCGCCGTCGCGGGGCGCGGCGTGAACGTGCTCTCGTTCTCGAACAACCCCGACATTGCCGGCGGCAACGTCTTCGTGCTGGGGCCGACCTTCCAGAACACCGCGAACCGGCTGGTCTCCTACGCGGCCGGCCAGGGCCGCGGCCGGATCATGGTCGTGCATGACCGCAACCCCAGCGGCGAGTCCGGCAAGCGTGCCATCGAGAGCGCCATCGCCCGTTCGGGCGGCGCCTCGCTGGCCGGAACCGGATCCTACGACTTCTCGCAAGAGGGCGTGGTCGCCGCGGTGCCGAACATCGTGGCCACCGCCCGCAACTCGGGCGCGCAGGCGATGTTCTTCACCGCCGATACTGCCGGGGCGCTGCCGCTGCTGGCGCAGCTGCTTCCCGAGGCGGGGCTGGACCGCGAGACGGTACGCTTCATCGGTCTGACCCGCTGGGACATTCCGCAGGCGACACTGTCGCTGCCCGGCATTCAGGGCGGCTGGTTCGCGCTACCCGATCCCTCGCTGAACCAGCAGTTCCAAGGCCGCTACCAGGCCGCCTTCGGCGAGGCGCCGCACCCGATTGCCGGCCTTGCCTATGACGGCATCGCCGCCATCGGCGCGCTGGTGAAATCCGGCAATTCCGATGCGCTGACCACCGCCGCGCTGACGCAGGGCTCCGGCTTTGTCGGCGTCAACGGGATCTTCCGCCTGCGCTCTGACGGCACCAACGAACGGGGGCTTGCCGTGGCGCAGGTCCGCAACAACCAGGTTTACGTGATTGACCCTGCCCCAAGAAGTTTCGGTGGCGCCGGGTTCTGA